In Corylus avellana chromosome ca2, CavTom2PMs-1.0, the following proteins share a genomic window:
- the LOC132171617 gene encoding uncharacterized protein LOC132171617 encodes MLHDSTAVAVAKGFVIPRDQTFLADRSDTDAINNSLAFSIQGAASVSDMAQRLSARNVELKVSRNQIGVLQRLLKYYKRKHVDLKQENTQLKKMMLSYAEYLGPKMLEMEKNTERLQRQHEKLRVDVQGCCKSLRTRSSQK; translated from the exons atgctccatgattctactgctgtagcagtggccaaaggtttcgtaattccacgggatcaaacgttcttagctgataggtcggatactgatgctattaataactcattggcattcagtatccaaggtgctgcttcagtttctgacatggcacaacgtttgagtgccagaaatgttgagctgaaagtctcaagaaaccaaatcggggtcttacagcgactgctcaaatactacaaacgaaaacacgtggatttgaagcaggagaatactcagctgaaaaagatgatgttatcttacgcagaatacttgggaccaaagatgctagaaatggagaagaataccgaacgtctccagcgacagcacgaaaaactccgggtcgatgttcaggggtgttgcaagtctctccgcacacgctctagtcag aaataa